Proteins from a single region of Belliella baltica DSM 15883:
- a CDS encoding toxin Fic, which yields MKARDLLLYHTQDQQVNVSVYFQDGSFWLTQKGMAELFGVNVPTINKHLKNIFES from the coding sequence ATGAAAGCAAGAGACCTTTTACTATATCATACTCAAGATCAGCAAGTAAACGTATCAGTTTATTTTCAGGATGGAAGTTTTTGGTTGACCCAAAAAGGGATGGCAGAATTGTTTGGAGTAAATGTTCCGACTATAAATAAGCATCTAAAGAATATATTTGAATCATGA
- the prmA gene encoding 50S ribosomal protein L11 methyltransferase, producing the protein MQYLEFKINCKEDFREILIAELAEVGFDSFLETDTGLDAYIEEKSFSRESYQEVVNRYQDAADLEITEGMMEKVNWNEEWEKHYDPIAVGEEVYVRASFHPAKSEFKHEILINPKMSFGTGHHATTFLMLSHQLTIDHQGKRVIDIGAGTGILAIMAHKLGASEVEAFDIDEWCVDNGNENFDLNGMKDVKMGLGTVREVAPQGTFDIVLANINKNVLLDELEIYASLVKKQGNLLLSGFYTHDIEDIHEKAKSVGFKLLSQKDKDNWAALIFEKI; encoded by the coding sequence ATGCAGTATTTAGAGTTTAAAATTAATTGTAAAGAAGATTTTCGTGAAATCCTCATAGCTGAACTGGCTGAGGTGGGTTTCGATTCTTTTTTGGAAACGGACACAGGCCTTGATGCCTATATCGAAGAAAAATCTTTTTCAAGAGAAAGCTATCAAGAAGTAGTCAATCGCTACCAAGATGCTGCTGATTTAGAAATTACAGAAGGTATGATGGAAAAAGTCAACTGGAATGAAGAATGGGAAAAGCACTATGACCCGATAGCAGTTGGCGAAGAGGTTTATGTGAGAGCTTCTTTTCATCCTGCAAAGTCTGAGTTTAAGCATGAAATCCTGATCAATCCAAAGATGTCATTTGGTACGGGGCATCATGCGACTACTTTCTTGATGTTATCACATCAATTGACGATTGATCATCAAGGCAAGAGAGTGATTGATATAGGAGCGGGAACAGGGATTTTGGCCATCATGGCGCACAAGCTAGGAGCTTCAGAAGTGGAGGCTTTTGATATTGACGAATGGTGCGTGGACAATGGCAATGAAAACTTTGATCTCAATGGTATGAAAGACGTTAAGATGGGACTAGGAACGGTTCGTGAAGTCGCTCCACAAGGTACTTTTGATATTGTTTTAGCTAATATTAATAAGAATGTCCTTTTGGACGAACTTGAAATTTATGCTTCATTAGTCAAAAAGCAAGGCAATTTGCTCCTTAGTGGTTTTTACACACACGATATTGAGGATATTCACGAAAAGGCAAAATCTGTTGGGTTCAAACTTCTAAGCCAAAAAGATAAGGACAATTGGGCAGCTTTAATTTTCGAGAAAATATGA
- a CDS encoding M28 family peptidase has translation MKSYLKIALFFFILYFPISSQAQKINQEQLISDIKYLSSDELEGRKPMSEGHLKAQAFIKERFEKLGLSSQYDDFTQNFSFTNRREGKTYERAANIVGFIPGSESDKIIVVMGHYDHIGRNGDDIFNGADDNASGTVAMMALAEYFSKNRPKHSMMFVALDAEEMGMQGARALVADFPFPIDQVKLNINMDMVSRNDQNELYAVGTHHYPFLKPSLERASVGSSPKLMFGHDVPGSGRDDWTNASDHAQFHQKKVPFIYFGVEDHDDYHTPRDTFDNIQPEFFKGAVELILDCLITLDTDLLN, from the coding sequence ATGAAATCATACTTAAAAATAGCTCTTTTCTTTTTCATCCTTTACTTTCCTATATCTTCTCAAGCTCAAAAAATAAATCAGGAACAGTTGATTTCAGATATCAAATACTTATCGTCTGACGAACTTGAAGGAAGAAAACCCATGTCTGAAGGTCATTTAAAAGCACAGGCATTTATCAAAGAACGGTTTGAAAAATTAGGCTTAAGTAGTCAGTATGATGATTTTACACAAAACTTTTCTTTTACCAACCGAAGAGAAGGAAAAACCTATGAAAGAGCTGCAAATATTGTTGGGTTTATACCAGGAAGTGAATCAGACAAAATCATTGTAGTCATGGGACACTATGATCATATCGGGAGAAATGGCGACGACATCTTCAATGGTGCTGATGACAATGCATCTGGAACCGTTGCTATGATGGCTTTAGCAGAATATTTCTCCAAAAACAGACCCAAGCATTCGATGATGTTTGTGGCTTTAGACGCTGAAGAAATGGGCATGCAAGGTGCACGGGCATTGGTTGCTGATTTTCCTTTTCCAATCGATCAGGTCAAACTCAATATCAATATGGACATGGTCAGCAGAAACGATCAGAATGAACTGTATGCTGTCGGTACACACCACTATCCCTTCTTGAAACCCAGTTTGGAAAGAGCTTCTGTAGGTTCGTCTCCTAAATTAATGTTTGGACATGATGTGCCCGGATCGGGAAGAGATGACTGGACCAATGCTTCAGATCATGCTCAATTCCATCAAAAGAAAGTGCCATTTATCTATTTTGGGGTAGAAGATCATGACGATTACCATACCCCTAGAGATACTTTTGATAATATTCAACCTGAGTTTTTCAAAGGAGCAGTAGAGTTGATTCTCGATTGTCTTATTACACTTGATACGGACTTGCTGAATTGA
- the tpiA gene encoding triose-phosphate isomerase: protein MRKKIVAGNWKMNLNFDEGQKLTTEIVNMYKDENIKDVTVVLNPPFVHLFPVKKLVGNTPNLFLGGQNCSDKASGAFTGETSATMLKSFGAEYVIIGHSERREYFKESNELLTAKVKQALENGLTPIFCCGEPLEIREAGTHEAYVKNQLTESLFGLSAEGFAKIVIAYEPIWAIGTGKTASSDQAQEMHKALRDHLASKYGQNAADNTSILYGGSCNPGNAKDIFSKADVDGGLIGGASLKSRDFVDIIKSF from the coding sequence ATGCGTAAGAAAATTGTAGCAGGAAACTGGAAAATGAATCTCAATTTTGACGAAGGTCAGAAACTGACAACTGAGATTGTCAATATGTATAAAGATGAAAACATCAAAGATGTTACCGTGGTTTTGAACCCGCCTTTTGTTCATCTTTTTCCTGTCAAAAAATTAGTCGGAAATACTCCAAACTTATTTTTAGGAGGACAAAATTGCTCTGATAAAGCTTCTGGGGCATTTACAGGAGAAACATCAGCTACTATGTTGAAGTCTTTTGGAGCCGAGTATGTGATCATTGGCCACAGTGAAAGAAGAGAATATTTCAAAGAAAGTAATGAACTCCTTACTGCTAAAGTAAAACAAGCATTGGAAAATGGGCTTACGCCAATATTCTGCTGTGGTGAGCCTCTGGAAATCAGAGAAGCTGGTACACATGAGGCTTATGTGAAAAACCAATTAACAGAAAGCTTATTCGGCTTGAGTGCTGAGGGTTTTGCAAAAATCGTAATTGCCTATGAACCAATCTGGGCTATAGGTACAGGAAAAACTGCTTCTTCAGATCAGGCGCAAGAAATGCACAAAGCTCTCCGAGATCATTTGGCAAGCAAATATGGTCAAAATGCAGCTGATAATACGTCAATCCTTTACGGAGGTAGTTGTAATCCAGGCAATGCCAAAGATATTTTCTCCAAAGCAGATGTAGATGGTGGTTTGATCGGCGGAGCGTCATTGAAGTCAAGAGATTTTGTAGATATAATTAAATCATTCTAA
- a CDS encoding regulatory protein RecX, whose translation MSYPRKEYGAEQPKKYWSLEAAKLKIASYCAYQDRCQKEVRTKLHEKGIHGDQAEELISEMISENFLNEERFARSFTRGKFRLKKWGRNKILQELKFKGISPNCIKSGMKEIDPEEYFKILCHVAERKWALTKETDPFKKKYKVQQYLMSRGFEMDLILEAMDVIDS comes from the coding sequence ATGTCCTACCCACGAAAAGAATATGGTGCTGAACAGCCCAAAAAATACTGGAGCTTGGAAGCAGCAAAGCTGAAAATCGCATCATATTGTGCCTATCAAGACCGTTGTCAGAAGGAGGTTAGGACCAAGCTTCATGAAAAAGGAATCCATGGTGATCAGGCCGAGGAGTTGATTTCTGAGATGATTAGTGAGAATTTTTTGAATGAAGAGCGCTTTGCACGGTCCTTTACACGTGGAAAATTTCGCTTGAAAAAATGGGGTAGAAATAAAATTTTACAAGAATTAAAATTCAAAGGAATAAGTCCAAACTGTATCAAATCAGGAATGAAAGAGATCGATCCCGAGGAATATTTCAAAATACTCTGTCATGTTGCGGAAAGAAAATGGGCTTTGACCAAAGAAACAGACCCATTCAAAAAAAAATACAAGGTGCAGCAGTATTTGATGTCAAGGGGATTTGAGATGGACTTAATTTTGGAGGCAATGGATGTGATTGATAGCTAA
- a CDS encoding virulence RhuM family protein, translating to MRIGTKINCFHFGNSSNRREQEGLSENRNYRLEAILAVGYRVNSIQATDFRK from the coding sequence ATGAGAATTGGAACCAAAATCAACTGTTTCCATTTTGGAAACAGTTCAAATAGAAGGGAGCAAGAAGGTCTCTCGGAAAATCGAAATTATCGTCTAGAAGCCATCCTAGCTGTAGGTTATCGTGTGAATTCAATTCAAGCCACTGACTTCCGTAAATGA
- a CDS encoding DUF4270 domain-containing protein translates to MKVITTSITTLPAKLVGGLFITLSIASSCSDPSTLGLDLDPNNNQIGVFYTEIPLSASMVLLDSFITTNAGSMVVGGLNDDFFGKTEGIGFSRLAISPTGIRPDENAVLDSVKFNFQVETVIGDDLSTPKTLSVHLLNERILDTIYYNYDRLDFEPEPIATGSFNFSASQDTIVSVPMESGFSQFIFDELKKGDAFRDVFTLRDLIPGIAFQGNTEENASTSIRVGNSTGIVIYYKNQGDTASRGYLISTAQSRNFNYVNNDRSGTPTAVITQPGQSYDVGNRVGIKSNVGLVMKIDTSPIDAFLDTLQNVTFNEITMEIGPVGNHVETNRPPLSMLMYFTDETNSFLSNSMGRLLTVQQDGQAQLVSEENGDLEPATDIPAYMGYNSNINTYRQRMTSYMNAVYRQGLQRNDLILTPAAPPQQGSGDIFKKSFRGFTVDQNNIKLKIYYSKIRAF, encoded by the coding sequence TTGAAAGTTATTACAACATCTATAACGACCTTGCCAGCTAAGCTGGTTGGAGGTCTTTTCATTACATTATCCATTGCGAGTTCTTGCAGCGATCCTTCTACCCTCGGGTTAGATTTGGATCCGAACAATAATCAGATAGGGGTTTTCTACACGGAAATACCCCTTTCTGCTTCTATGGTTTTGCTGGACTCATTTATAACTACTAATGCGGGTTCTATGGTCGTTGGTGGTTTAAATGATGATTTCTTTGGGAAAACTGAGGGAATTGGATTTAGTCGTCTGGCGATCAGTCCTACAGGTATTCGACCTGATGAAAATGCAGTATTGGATTCTGTTAAATTTAATTTTCAAGTTGAAACAGTTATTGGAGATGATTTAAGCACTCCCAAAACACTTTCTGTACACTTGTTAAATGAAAGGATATTAGATACCATTTACTATAATTATGATCGTTTGGATTTTGAGCCAGAACCGATTGCTACAGGAAGTTTTAATTTCTCTGCAAGTCAAGATACAATAGTATCAGTTCCAATGGAATCAGGGTTCTCCCAATTTATTTTTGATGAATTGAAAAAGGGAGATGCATTTAGAGATGTGTTTACTTTGAGAGATCTTATTCCAGGGATAGCTTTTCAAGGGAATACGGAAGAAAACGCTTCTACCTCCATTAGAGTAGGAAATAGTACTGGCATCGTGATTTATTACAAAAACCAAGGAGATACAGCTTCCAGAGGGTATTTAATTAGCACAGCACAATCTAGGAATTTTAATTATGTCAATAATGACAGAAGTGGGACACCTACAGCAGTGATTACCCAACCTGGTCAATCATATGATGTTGGAAATAGAGTTGGTATAAAATCAAATGTTGGTTTAGTAATGAAAATTGACACAAGTCCTATTGATGCGTTTTTGGATACTTTACAAAATGTGACTTTTAACGAAATCACTATGGAAATAGGTCCAGTTGGGAACCACGTGGAGACGAATAGACCCCCTTTGTCGATGTTAATGTATTTTACAGATGAGACAAATTCATTTCTAAGTAACAGTATGGGGAGGCTTTTGACCGTTCAACAAGATGGTCAAGCACAATTGGTGTCAGAGGAGAATGGAGATTTAGAGCCAGCTACTGATATACCAGCATATATGGGTTATAATAGTAATATCAACACTTACCGTCAAAGAATGACTTCTTACATGAACGCAGTTTACAGACAAGGTCTCCAAAGAAATGATTTAATACTTACTCCGGCGGCTCCACCACAACAGGGAAGTGGAGATATCTTCAAAAAATCATTTCGAGGATTTACAGTAGATCAAAACAATATCAAATTGAAAATATATTATTCTAAAATTAGGGCATTTTAG
- a CDS encoding chloride channel protein, which translates to MAKTDIITRFLIWRLRHLSTKNFVLILSGLIGIVAGLAAVILKTAVHAIQKFLTEDFNEAYANFFYIIYPLVGISLAFLVGTYLIKDQGGHGIPDLLYNISKKSSLIAKVKMYSRVITSAITVGFGGSVGLEAPIVVTGSAIGSNFGNLMHLNAKKRTLLIGCGAAGAISAIFGAPIGAVIFAIEVILLEVSVGSFIPLLIASVAGSITSMLLLGEDVMFTFNLSDSFLAAHMPYYFLLAIFTGIISLYFSRVVLKTENLLGMMTSPWLKLLYGGAFLGLIVFFFPPIYGEGYDTLNALIDGDPQRLLANSPFFSEINNPYFIILFLMLIIFIKPIASAITIGAGGSGGIFAPSLFVGGITGFVFAYAANLFGLPIALPIAHFTLVAMCGVMSGVQHAPLSAIFLIAEVTGGYELFLPLMLVSAISFVTTTYFDKDSLYVKQLKDTGRYLTESKDEEVLDNINIKKVMEKDLLPIDPNASLGDLCKLVRLSKRNIFPVVNEDGELNGIITLDDIRDIMFDENKQKDIKVQQLMHSPPEVIFPDENMQKVMDKFEKSGAWNLPVVEAGIYLGFISKSRIFNAYRKRLMRQNLE; encoded by the coding sequence TTGGCCAAAACGGACATCATCACTCGTTTTTTGATTTGGAGACTCAGACACCTAAGTACCAAAAACTTTGTTTTGATCTTAAGTGGACTGATTGGAATAGTTGCTGGACTAGCTGCTGTGATATTAAAAACGGCGGTACATGCCATCCAAAAATTTTTGACAGAAGATTTTAATGAAGCATATGCCAACTTTTTCTACATCATCTACCCACTAGTTGGAATTTCTCTGGCTTTTTTGGTAGGGACATATCTTATCAAAGATCAAGGAGGCCACGGTATACCGGATTTGCTTTACAACATTTCAAAAAAAAGCAGCTTAATTGCTAAAGTGAAAATGTATAGTCGAGTTATTACTTCGGCGATTACTGTGGGTTTTGGCGGATCGGTGGGATTGGAAGCACCAATAGTTGTAACTGGATCGGCCATAGGTTCGAATTTCGGGAACTTGATGCATCTCAATGCAAAAAAGCGCACCTTGCTTATAGGTTGTGGGGCCGCAGGAGCCATTTCAGCAATTTTCGGTGCGCCGATTGGTGCTGTCATTTTCGCTATAGAAGTTATCTTGCTTGAAGTGAGCGTGGGAAGTTTCATCCCACTTTTGATAGCATCAGTGGCCGGTTCTATTACATCGATGCTGCTTTTGGGAGAAGATGTGATGTTCACATTCAATCTCTCAGACAGTTTTTTGGCAGCACATATGCCTTATTATTTTCTCTTGGCTATTTTTACGGGAATCATTTCTCTCTACTTCTCCAGAGTGGTTTTGAAAACTGAAAATCTCTTAGGAATGATGACTAGCCCTTGGCTCAAACTCCTTTATGGTGGAGCTTTTTTGGGATTAATCGTATTCTTTTTTCCACCGATATATGGTGAAGGATATGACACACTAAACGCATTGATTGATGGAGATCCGCAGCGCCTGCTCGCAAATAGTCCATTCTTCTCAGAAATTAACAATCCCTATTTTATTATTCTTTTCTTGATGTTGATCATTTTCATCAAACCAATCGCTTCTGCAATTACAATTGGTGCAGGAGGAAGCGGAGGAATTTTTGCCCCTTCCTTATTTGTTGGAGGGATCACTGGGTTTGTGTTTGCTTATGCTGCGAATCTTTTTGGATTGCCAATCGCATTGCCAATCGCACATTTTACTTTGGTGGCTATGTGTGGTGTCATGAGTGGAGTACAACATGCCCCTCTTTCCGCAATATTCTTGATTGCTGAAGTTACAGGCGGCTATGAATTGTTTCTCCCTTTGATGTTGGTTTCTGCGATTTCATTCGTGACCACCACATACTTTGATAAGGATTCTTTATATGTGAAGCAACTCAAAGATACAGGGCGCTACCTAACTGAATCCAAAGATGAAGAAGTCTTGGATAATATCAATATCAAAAAAGTCATGGAGAAAGATTTACTTCCTATTGATCCAAATGCAAGTCTAGGAGATCTCTGTAAACTAGTAAGGCTTTCTAAAAGGAATATTTTTCCTGTAGTCAATGAAGATGGTGAACTCAATGGAATCATCACTTTAGATGATATTAGGGATATTATGTTTGATGAAAACAAACAAAAAGACATCAAAGTACAACAGCTCATGCACAGTCCACCGGAGGTAATTTTCCCTGATGAAAACATGCAGAAAGTAATGGATAAATTTGAAAAATCGGGAGCTTGGAATTTACCTGTCGTAGAAGCGGGGATTTATTTAGGTTTTATTTCAAAATCTAGGATTTTTAACGCCTACAGAAAGCGTCTGATGAGACAAAATTTGGAATAA
- the glmS gene encoding glutamine--fructose-6-phosphate transaminase (isomerizing), translated as MCGIVAYVGQQEALPIIIKGLKRLEYRGYDSAGVALIDQDGLNVYKKKGKVSELENHLSSQGSLTSKIGIGHTRWATHGEPNDVNAHPHYSSNEQFAMIHNGIIENYDVLKTDLINRGYQFHSETDSEVFMKFIEDIHKHNDCSLEEAVRLALHKVVGAYAIVIMNLEEPDTLIAARKGSPLVIGVGQGEYFLASDATPIIEYTNQVIYLDDYEIAVIRNNNLQIKTIENVETNPYINKLEMELEAIEKGGYDHFMLKEINEQPRSIADCMRGRLDAKNGRLVLGGLRDYMNKFQNADRIIITACGTSWHAGLVAEYLFEEFARIPVEVEYASEFRYRNPVISEKDFVIAISQSGETADTLAAIELAKSKGATIFGVCNVVGSSIARATHAGCYTHAGPEIGVASTKAFTAQISVLTMMAMMLGYQRGTLTESKYVQLLNELEGIPAKVEKALKMNANVEKIAAIYKDSRNFLYLGRGYNFPVALEGALKLKEISYIHAEGYPAAEMKHGPIALIDEEMPVVFIATKDTSYEKVVSNIQEVKARKGKIIAVVTEGDTVVRGMADHVLEVPDTAEAFVPLLSVIPLQQLSYHIAVMRGCNVDQPRNLAKSVTVE; from the coding sequence ATGTGTGGAATAGTAGCTTATGTTGGGCAGCAAGAAGCGCTGCCAATTATTATCAAAGGTCTAAAAAGATTAGAATATCGGGGTTATGATAGCGCTGGTGTAGCTCTAATAGATCAAGATGGCCTTAATGTATATAAAAAGAAAGGGAAAGTTTCTGAATTGGAAAACCATCTTTCGAGCCAAGGGTCTTTAACTTCAAAAATTGGAATAGGCCATACTCGTTGGGCAACACATGGAGAACCTAATGACGTCAATGCTCATCCGCATTACTCTTCTAATGAGCAGTTTGCCATGATTCACAATGGTATCATTGAGAATTATGATGTCCTAAAGACTGATTTAATTAATAGAGGATATCAATTTCATAGTGAGACTGACTCTGAAGTCTTTATGAAGTTTATTGAGGATATCCACAAACACAATGACTGTAGCCTAGAAGAAGCGGTTAGACTTGCCCTACATAAGGTTGTCGGTGCTTATGCAATTGTAATCATGAATTTAGAGGAGCCTGATACGCTAATTGCTGCTAGAAAGGGCTCTCCATTAGTGATAGGAGTTGGTCAAGGGGAATATTTCCTAGCGTCTGATGCAACTCCAATTATTGAGTACACCAATCAGGTGATTTATTTAGATGACTACGAGATAGCAGTCATTCGAAACAATAACCTTCAAATCAAGACTATTGAAAATGTGGAAACTAATCCATATATCAATAAGCTTGAAATGGAGCTTGAGGCGATAGAAAAAGGTGGTTATGACCACTTCATGTTGAAGGAAATCAACGAACAGCCAAGATCAATCGCAGATTGTATGCGTGGAAGGTTAGATGCAAAAAATGGCAGGCTGGTCCTTGGAGGTCTTAGAGACTATATGAACAAGTTTCAAAATGCAGATAGAATTATCATCACTGCATGTGGGACTTCTTGGCATGCTGGCTTGGTGGCAGAGTATCTATTTGAAGAGTTTGCTAGGATTCCTGTAGAAGTAGAGTATGCCTCAGAATTCAGATATAGAAATCCAGTAATCAGTGAAAAGGATTTTGTCATTGCAATTTCCCAATCAGGCGAAACTGCTGATACACTAGCGGCCATTGAATTGGCTAAATCAAAAGGGGCAACTATTTTTGGTGTTTGTAATGTGGTGGGATCCTCTATTGCAAGAGCTACACACGCGGGTTGCTATACCCACGCAGGGCCAGAAATTGGAGTCGCTTCAACGAAAGCCTTTACAGCACAAATATCAGTATTGACTATGATGGCGATGATGCTTGGCTATCAAAGGGGGACATTGACTGAAAGCAAATATGTGCAGTTGCTCAATGAATTGGAAGGTATTCCTGCCAAAGTTGAAAAAGCGTTGAAGATGAATGCAAACGTTGAAAAAATTGCTGCGATTTATAAAGATTCTAGAAACTTCCTTTATTTGGGAAGAGGATATAACTTCCCAGTTGCGCTTGAAGGAGCTTTGAAGTTGAAAGAGATTTCTTACATCCATGCTGAAGGTTATCCTGCTGCTGAAATGAAGCATGGTCCTATCGCTTTGATTGACGAAGAAATGCCTGTAGTATTTATTGCTACTAAGGATACCTCTTATGAAAAGGTGGTTTCTAATATTCAGGAAGTAAAAGCGAGAAAAGGAAAGATCATTGCTGTTGTTACAGAAGGTGACACAGTGGTAAGGGGAATGGCTGATCACGTTTTGGAGGTTCCTGATACAGCAGAGGCTTTTGTTCCTTTACTTTCAGTGATTCCACTTCAGCAGTTATCTTACCATATAGCTGTGATGCGAGGTTGTAATGTAGATCAACCAAGGAATTTGGCCAAGTCAGTTACTGTGGAATAG